A region of the Leptospira venezuelensis genome:
ATAGAAAGTCCCTCTGCCTGAGCTTCCGTTTCTTTTCTATTATGAGTTTCTAGATAACCGATCCAAACATCGACTCCTTCCGATTTTGCTTTTTGAGCATCTCGAAGCATTTCAAACGTTTTGCCTACACCTGCGGCCATACCGAAGAAAATTTTCAATTTTCCTCTGGTTTTAGAATTTTCTCCTCCAATCCTGGAAAGTAACTCATCCGGATCAGGTCTATTTTCTTCTGCAGGTCTCACTCTATGTACTTTAATTTTTAAGAATATTCTTCTCTAAGTAAACCGATCTCAACCTTAGATTCAATTTTAGAATATTGATCTTAGCAGAACCGAACAATCCCCATTTAGGCGATTCTATTGAGTCTTCTACCAATTGAATCAATCTACCTTCTGAAATTCCATTCGATTTCGCAACAATTGGAATTTGATATTTCACAGCTTCCGGGCTCAGATGGGGATCTAATCCACTTCCGGATGAATACAATAGTTCAAGAGGAACAGGCTCTGCTCCTCCAAGAGCGATCCAATAGTCTTTCCTCTCATCTACTTTTTTAGAAAGTTGAGAACTAGTAGGTCCAAGATTAGAAGCGCCGGAAGAAGAAGGATCATATCCTACTGCAGAAGGTCTAGAATGAAAATATTCAGGTGAATCGAAAGACTGAGCAAGTAATTCGGAACCGACTATTTTTCCATTTAACGCAATCAAAGAGCCTGAACTTTCCTTTGGAAAAGTTAATTTAGAAAATCCAAATACTAGAGCAGGATAAATAATCCCACAGACAAAAGTCCAAAGCCCTAATTGTAAGAGAGCCCTTATCATGCGAACACCCCTTTAGTAAAACTTAAAATCAGATCGATACCTTTTATCCCGAAAAAAGGAAGTATGAGTCCGCCTAAACCATAGATAAACACATTTCGGGCCAGAACTGAATCTGCACCCGCTGGCCTATAACTCACTCCCTTTAATGCGAGGGGAACCAAAAATACCAAGATAAGCGCATTAAAAATCACTGCACTTAAAACCGCAGATTCAGAACTTGCAAAACCAAGAATATTCAAAATAGATAAAGCACCTACTCCAGCGATGGGAAATAATCCAGCAAACATCGCAGGAAGGATCACAAAATATTTAGAAACATCATTTGCAATACTAAAAGTAGTCAAAGAACCTCTTGTCATAAGAAGTTGTTTTCCAATCTCTACGATTTCAATTAGTTTAGTCGGATTACTATCCAAATCGATCATATTCCCAGCTTCTCTTGCTGTTTGGGTTCCTGTATTCATCGCAACACCCACATCCGCTTGTGCTAAAGCTGGTGCGTCATTTGTTCCGTCACCTATCATTGCTACAAGTTTCCCACCGGATTGTTCTTCACGGATACGTTTTAGTTTCGTTTCTGGAGTTGCTTCTGCAATAAAATCATCCACTCCAGCTTCCGCAGCAATCGCTGCCGCAGTTAAAGGATTGTCCCCGGTGATCATCACTGTTCGAATTCCCATTTGCCTAAGCCTTGAAAATCTTTCTTTGATCCCACCTTTTACGATATCTTTCAAGTGAATGACACCTAAAATTTCTCTTCCTTCCGAGACAACCAGAGGAGTTCCTCCCTCTCTTGCAATCTCATCTACAATATCCGAAATCTCTTTTGGATATTCTCCACCTAAACCGGTAATATAATTTCGGATGGATTCAGAAGCTCCCTTTCGGATCGAAGGTCTTGTTTTTCCTTCTGCGTCGGGATCAAAGTCAACACCGCTCATTTTACTTTTAGCAGTAAAAGGAACAAATCGCCCTCCTAACTCTGATAAATTCCTTCCTCTTAGATCGAATTTTTCTTTTGCGAGTACTACAATCGATCTTCCTTCCGGTGTTTCGTCAGAAAGGGAAGCAAGTTGCGCAGCATCGGCAATATTCTTTTCTGAAATTCCTGGAGCAGGAAGGAATCTCGTTGCCATTCGGTTCCCTAAAGTGATTGTTCCTGTTTTATCTAAAAGGAGAACATCTATATCTCCGGCTGCTTCTATTGCTCTTCCCGATTTGGCAATTACGTTCCTTCTCATAAGCCTATCCATACCGCTGATCCCAATTGCGGACAATAACCCACCGATTGTAGTGGGGATTAAACAAACTAGAAGACCAACTAACGCAGGAAAAGAACCTGAAAGTCCTAAATTTCCACCTCCTTCTTTTTGGCTATAGAAGACTGCTGGCACCAGTGATGTAATCGCTACTAAAAAAACCAAAGATAATGCAGAAAGAAGGATCGAAAGCGCGATCTCATTCGGAGTCTTTTGCCTAGAAGCTCCTTCTACAAGAGAGATCATCTTATCAATGAAAGTTTTTCCGGGATCTGTTGTGATCTGAACTACGATCCTATCACTTAAAACTTTTGTGCCCCCGGTAACTGCAGATCTGTCCCCTCCTGATTCCCGAATTACTGGTGCGGACTCTCCGGTTATAGCAGACTCATCCACGGATGCGATACCTTCTACCACCTCACCATCACCCGGTATTTGGTCTCCTGCTTTACAAACTACCTTATCTCCAGTTCTTAACTCGGAAGAAGGAACTATAACTACAGAATTTCCGTTTAATTTATTCGCTTTGGATTCCTTTCTTGTTTTTTTCAGGGATTCTGCTTTTGCCTTTCCCCTACCTTCTGCTAAAGCTTCTGCAAAATTTGCGAACAAGACTGTGGCCCATAACCAAATAGAAATTTGCAGGCCAAAACTAAAATTTACAGGATGAAAGACCAAATCATAAGAACTTAATATTGCTCCTATGTATACGATAAACATCACAGGATTTTTCCATTGAATTTTCGGATCCAATTTCAGGAAAGAATCCAAAATAGCTTTTAGCAAAGACTTAGGATCCTGAAAAAAAGATGAATTTTTATTTTTCATTATATTAAACCTTAAAATTTAGAACCGGAATGAAGAAGAATATGTTCACTTCCAGGTCCTAAGACTAAAACCGGAAGAAACGTTAGAGCTCCTACCAAAAAGATTACAGAAAGAAGAAGTATTACAAACAGAGGACTTTCTGTTGAGAAAGTTCCATCTCCCTTTGGAGCAATCTTCTTACCCAATAAGGCTCCGCTTAGCCCCAGAGCTGGAATGATCACAGCAAATCTTCCTATCAACATACAAACAGAAAGAGCAAAATTATAAAATGGAGTATTCGTATTCAAACCTGCAAACGCTGATCCGTTATTTCCCGACGCGGACGCAAATGCGTATAATATTTCAGTTAGACCATGAGGTCCTAAATTCGTCCGAGAAGAAAGTGCAGATTCATGAAGAAGAGAAAATGCGGTGAATAATAGAATGCAAAGTCCAGGCACCAAAACACCTATGAGTGCAAGTTTCACTTCCTTAGCTTCTATTTTCTTTCCGAAATATTCAGGAGTTCGACCGACCATGAGTCCCGCAATAAATACTGTCAGAATCACGTAGAATAACATTCCGATTAATCCAACACCCACTCCACCGAATACAACTTCTCCTAGAAGAATATTCCAAACTGCAAGTCCCCCTGCAAGAGGAGAAAAACTATCATGCATAGCGTTCACAGAACCATTAGATGCTGCCGTGGTCGCTATTTCCCAAAGTACACTTTGGGCCACTCCGAACCTGATTTCCTTACCTTCCCAGTTTCCTATAAAATTACTTTCCGACCAAAGTGAGATGGAAAGGCTTATCACAAATAGAAATGTCATCCCCAAAAATATAGAAAGACCTGCCTTCCAAGAACCAACCCATCTTCCATAAGCAAAAGGTAATGCTCCCGGAAGAAGTAGGATCAAAATACATTGCACCCAGCTGGAAAAAACTGTAGGGTTCTCAAAAGGATGAGCTGAGTTGACTCCAAAAAATCCTCCCCCATTGGTTCCCAATTGTTTGATCGCAATTTGAGAAGCTGCAGGGCCAAGAGGGATTTTTACCGCATTGCCTTCGACCCCGATCGAATCCACATATTT
Encoded here:
- the kdpA gene encoding potassium-transporting ATPase subunit KdpA encodes the protein MNGNDSIFFFLYFTVLFLLSPFLGIYIADLLKGEVSKRFRFFARTESFLYKISGIREDQNSDWKNYLLDIGIFTFFGLILVVLGLHFQNFLPGNPEGKLGVPWDLAWNTSVSFVTNTNWQSYSGEVSLSYLSQMLLLGVQNFVSAGVGIAALAAMARGMISKPGEYSGIGNFYIDLTRSILYILLPISILVAFILVSQGVVMDFSKYVDSIGVEGNAVKIPLGPAASQIAIKQLGTNGGGFFGVNSAHPFENPTVFSSWVQCILILLLPGALPFAYGRWVGSWKAGLSIFLGMTFLFVISLSISLWSESNFIGNWEGKEIRFGVAQSVLWEIATTAASNGSVNAMHDSFSPLAGGLAVWNILLGEVVFGGVGVGLIGMLFYVILTVFIAGLMVGRTPEYFGKKIEAKEVKLALIGVLVPGLCILLFTAFSLLHESALSSRTNLGPHGLTEILYAFASASGNNGSAFAGLNTNTPFYNFALSVCMLIGRFAVIIPALGLSGALLGKKIAPKGDGTFSTESPLFVILLLSVIFLVGALTFLPVLVLGPGSEHILLHSGSKF
- the kdpB gene encoding potassium-transporting ATPase subunit KdpB, whose protein sequence is MKNKNSSFFQDPKSLLKAILDSFLKLDPKIQWKNPVMFIVYIGAILSSYDLVFHPVNFSFGLQISIWLWATVLFANFAEALAEGRGKAKAESLKKTRKESKANKLNGNSVVIVPSSELRTGDKVVCKAGDQIPGDGEVVEGIASVDESAITGESAPVIRESGGDRSAVTGGTKVLSDRIVVQITTDPGKTFIDKMISLVEGASRQKTPNEIALSILLSALSLVFLVAITSLVPAVFYSQKEGGGNLGLSGSFPALVGLLVCLIPTTIGGLLSAIGISGMDRLMRRNVIAKSGRAIEAAGDIDVLLLDKTGTITLGNRMATRFLPAPGISEKNIADAAQLASLSDETPEGRSIVVLAKEKFDLRGRNLSELGGRFVPFTAKSKMSGVDFDPDAEGKTRPSIRKGASESIRNYITGLGGEYPKEISDIVDEIAREGGTPLVVSEGREILGVIHLKDIVKGGIKERFSRLRQMGIRTVMITGDNPLTAAAIAAEAGVDDFIAEATPETKLKRIREEQSGGKLVAMIGDGTNDAPALAQADVGVAMNTGTQTAREAGNMIDLDSNPTKLIEIVEIGKQLLMTRGSLTTFSIANDVSKYFVILPAMFAGLFPIAGVGALSILNILGFASSESAVLSAVIFNALILVFLVPLALKGVSYRPAGADSVLARNVFIYGLGGLILPFFGIKGIDLILSFTKGVFA
- the kdpC gene encoding potassium-transporting ATPase subunit KdpC; the protein is MIRALLQLGLWTFVCGIIYPALVFGFSKLTFPKESSGSLIALNGKIVGSELLAQSFDSPEYFHSRPSAVGYDPSSSGASNLGPTSSQLSKKVDERKDYWIALGGAEPVPLELLYSSGSGLDPHLSPEAVKYQIPIVAKSNGISEGRLIQLVEDSIESPKWGLFGSAKINILKLNLRLRSVYLEKNILKN